One genomic window of Thalassoroseus pseudoceratinae includes the following:
- the cpaB gene encoding Flp pilus assembly protein CpaB: MARVSSGTLTILVFAVMVGLGGAYVVRQNIETRPALPPVPQAPASNFIVPVAAYEFESGQTVTQNGIAMLQFTPEQFTKSKYAGMPYMRSVTQIEDRVLRTDMKQGEAFLTSNFYPDGSGPGIADRLEEGYRAVTVPIEDVGAVEGFARPGSYVDVLFRSEVTEDRPEVTVTLLERIQVLSVNRNIIAEKSVDVENDGRVTLAVTPMQAKVLKVVEGRGQLSLTLRNPNDELDTMPVDVRDPRLNPNDRLRAMAQAMARNPNVGPAGVMPVQKLQPAATQASTWQYGTDRVLAGSDQVSLDDLLGTPPKPKPVQMEVYRGGQKDVLTFEQPASVAAPGRMINRPTISTPLVGPKPQKKYGRQMQTVSSEDEPVGSTMAGG, from the coding sequence ATGGCTCGAGTTAGTTCAGGTACATTGACCATTCTCGTGTTCGCCGTGATGGTCGGTCTCGGCGGAGCGTATGTCGTTCGGCAGAACATCGAAACCCGCCCGGCGTTGCCTCCGGTGCCGCAGGCTCCGGCAAGTAATTTCATCGTTCCTGTGGCCGCCTATGAGTTTGAGTCCGGACAGACGGTGACTCAAAATGGAATTGCCATGTTGCAATTTACGCCAGAGCAATTCACGAAAAGCAAATATGCGGGAATGCCTTATATGCGGTCGGTCACCCAGATCGAAGATCGAGTTCTGCGGACGGATATGAAGCAGGGGGAGGCGTTTTTGACATCGAACTTCTACCCTGATGGTTCGGGGCCGGGGATTGCGGATCGTTTGGAAGAAGGTTATCGAGCGGTCACCGTGCCGATTGAAGATGTGGGTGCCGTTGAGGGGTTCGCTCGTCCGGGTAGTTATGTGGATGTCTTGTTCCGCTCTGAAGTGACGGAAGATCGCCCGGAGGTAACAGTAACCCTTCTGGAGCGCATCCAAGTGTTATCAGTCAATCGCAACATCATCGCGGAAAAAAGTGTTGATGTCGAAAACGATGGCCGGGTGACGTTGGCGGTCACGCCGATGCAGGCAAAGGTGCTTAAGGTGGTTGAAGGTCGTGGCCAACTGTCGTTGACGCTGCGAAACCCGAACGACGAACTCGACACGATGCCAGTCGATGTTCGTGATCCCCGGCTCAACCCGAACGATCGTCTGCGAGCGATGGCACAAGCGATGGCCCGGAACCCGAACGTTGGTCCGGCTGGTGTCATGCCCGTTCAGAAACTTCAGCCCGCAGCCACACAAGCGAGCACTTGGCAGTACGGCACCGATCGTGTTCTCGCGGGTTCCGACCAAGTCAGTCTGGATGACTTGCTGGGCACGCCTCCGAAACCGAAGCCCGTGCAAATGGAAGTCTATCGCGGCGGACAAAAAGACGTGCTGACATTCGAGCAACCGGCGTCGGTCGCTGCTCCTGGTCGCATGATCAACCGCCCGACGATTTCGACACCACTCGTCGGGCCGAAACCGCAAAAGAAATACGGTCGCCAAATGCAAACCGTCTCGTCGGAAGATGAACCGGTCGGTTCCACGATGGCGGGTGGTTAA